A genomic window from Streptomyces sp. WMMC940 includes:
- the mhpA gene encoding bifunctional 3-(3-hydroxy-phenyl)propionate/3-hydroxycinnamic acid hydroxylase MhpA, with translation MPETSPHKQPAGASAETDADVIVVGNGPVGAALGILLAQRGRQTIVLERRRRPYTLPRATSFDGETARLLSGCGAGPSLGRITEPATGYQWHSADGEVLLDIVFRTEGPYGWPDASTMHQPALEGLLASRAAGLPGVTVVRGSQVVGIEEQDDRVVVTAEDEDGVAQTYTARWVVGCDGSNSFVRDHLDVPVTDLGFSYEWLLCDVQLREPGEFVPTNVQICDPARPTTLVGSGPGHRRWEFMRLPGERAADLNREETAWRLLAPYGVTPDRATLLRSTTYIFQSRWAEQWRVGRVLLAGDAAHLMPPFAGQGMCSGIRDVVNLAWKLDLVVGGLAPESLLDTYTEERRAQVHKSILSSVQLGRVICVTDPVAAAERDSTILAGRRGRSPAVPDPALPLTEGLLHRSVDGSPISPAGEVVPQGQIRGLRGTGLFDDVVGRGFVLMLAEGADADLNAEQSAFLTDLGTHVVTLLPEDGTPHNRSVVDVGGVYRTFLARHGADAVLIRPDYHVYGAASGLGAAAALVDDLRARLYSSRSS, from the coding sequence GTGCCCGAGACGTCACCGCACAAGCAGCCCGCCGGCGCGAGCGCCGAGACAGATGCGGACGTGATCGTCGTCGGCAATGGGCCGGTCGGGGCCGCTCTCGGGATCCTGCTGGCACAGCGCGGCCGACAGACCATCGTCCTGGAACGGCGCCGACGCCCCTACACCCTGCCCAGGGCGACCAGCTTCGACGGCGAGACGGCACGGCTGCTCTCCGGCTGCGGGGCGGGCCCGAGCCTCGGCCGGATCACCGAGCCCGCCACCGGTTACCAGTGGCATTCCGCCGACGGTGAGGTCCTCCTCGACATCGTCTTTCGCACAGAAGGCCCGTACGGGTGGCCTGACGCCAGTACCATGCACCAGCCCGCCCTCGAGGGACTGTTAGCCTCGCGGGCAGCCGGGCTGCCCGGAGTGACTGTGGTACGGGGCAGCCAGGTGGTGGGAATCGAGGAGCAAGACGACCGGGTCGTGGTGACGGCCGAGGACGAGGACGGCGTAGCCCAGACGTACACCGCGAGGTGGGTGGTGGGCTGTGACGGTTCCAACAGCTTCGTCCGGGACCATCTGGATGTGCCGGTCACCGATCTCGGCTTTTCCTACGAGTGGCTGCTGTGCGATGTGCAGCTGCGCGAGCCGGGCGAGTTCGTCCCCACCAACGTCCAGATCTGTGACCCTGCTAGGCCTACTACCCTGGTCGGCAGCGGTCCGGGGCATCGGCGCTGGGAGTTCATGCGGCTGCCCGGCGAGCGTGCCGCGGACCTGAACCGGGAGGAAACTGCCTGGCGGCTTCTCGCTCCCTACGGGGTGACCCCCGACAGGGCGACGCTGCTGCGCAGCACCACGTACATCTTCCAGTCCCGCTGGGCCGAGCAGTGGCGGGTCGGTCGGGTACTGCTGGCCGGGGACGCGGCCCATCTGATGCCGCCGTTCGCCGGGCAGGGCATGTGCTCGGGCATCCGCGACGTCGTCAACCTGGCGTGGAAGCTGGACCTGGTAGTGGGCGGCCTCGCCCCGGAGTCGCTTCTCGACACCTACACAGAGGAACGCCGCGCGCAGGTACACAAGTCGATTCTGTCCTCGGTCCAGCTAGGCCGGGTGATCTGTGTGACGGACCCCGTGGCTGCGGCCGAGCGCGATTCCACGATCCTGGCGGGCCGCCGCGGCCGCAGTCCGGCGGTCCCGGACCCGGCGTTGCCCCTCACAGAAGGGCTCCTTCACCGGAGTGTGGACGGGTCGCCCATATCCCCGGCGGGCGAGGTGGTCCCCCAAGGCCAGATACGCGGCCTTAGAGGCACGGGCCTTTTCGATGATGTGGTCGGCCGCGGCTTCGTTCTGATGCTGGCAGAGGGCGCTGACGCCGACCTCAACGCGGAGCAGTCGGCATTCCTCACGGATCTGGGTACGCACGTGGTGACGCTGCTCCCCGAGGACGGGACGCCGCATAACAGGTCGGTGGTCGACGTGGGCGGCGTCTACCGCACTTTCCTGGCTCGCCACGGGGCCGACGCGGTATTGATCCGTCCGGACTACCACGTGTACGGGGCGGCCTCAGGCCTGGGGGCAGCGGCGGCGCTGGTGGACGACCTGCGGGCCCGCCTGTACTCCAGCCGTAGTTCGTGA
- a CDS encoding flavin monoamine oxidase family protein yields the protein MRELARYERKLDDVEDPDESTVASVTPQCPSAALRTALTISYPLEYAAEPRQLSVTATLEGRSPEGPDLLLPLGYDRLLGHIRGDIPVRTRHVVTGIRYGPEGVTVALRDGNTVRADRVVVTVPIGVLKASAIDFDPALPDGKQEAVRALGAGLLDKLWLAFPRPFWDEDADVIEWFDPDDPGLWAWWVNGYKAFGEPVLLGLNGGDHARRLAGAGDEECVAGAMRALHRMHR from the coding sequence ATGCGTGAACTCGCCCGGTACGAAAGGAAGCTGGACGACGTGGAGGACCCGGACGAATCCACCGTCGCCTCGGTGACACCGCAGTGCCCCTCCGCCGCACTGCGCACCGCGCTCACCATCAGCTACCCGCTGGAGTACGCCGCCGAGCCCCGTCAGCTCTCCGTGACGGCCACGCTCGAGGGCCGCAGCCCCGAGGGCCCCGACCTCCTGCTGCCCCTCGGCTACGACCGACTTCTCGGCCACATCCGCGGCGACATCCCGGTGCGCACCCGGCACGTCGTCACCGGCATCCGGTACGGGCCGGAGGGGGTGACGGTGGCCCTGCGGGACGGGAACACCGTGCGGGCGGACCGTGTCGTGGTGACCGTCCCGATCGGAGTCCTCAAGGCCTCGGCGATCGACTTCGACCCGGCGCTGCCCGACGGCAAGCAGGAGGCCGTCCGCGCACTCGGAGCAGGTCTCCTGGACAAGTTGTGGCTCGCGTTCCCCAGGCCCTTCTGGGACGAGGACGCCGATGTCATCGAATGGTTCGACCCCGACGATCCCGGCCTGTGGGCCTGGTGGGTCAACGGGTACAAGGCCTTCGGCGAGCCCGTACTGCTCGGCCTCAACGGCGGCGACCACGCACGCAGGCTCGCCGGTGCCGGCGACGAGGAGTGCGTCGCCGGTGCGATGAGAGCCCTGCACCGGATGCACCGCTGA
- a CDS encoding ROK family protein, with protein sequence MTASPPLWHLGIDIGGTKVALRAESADGRTEEHTFSWPHHQDGPDSDLALLSDGITTLAARTGEGFQAAGVAVPATVGPDEQVISWPSRPTWTGLALGPALRALVPKTAVAWADDGDVAALAEAAAADCADLLYVGVGTGIGGGLVLGGCLCPGPGRGSFELGHLVVELGGPVCVCGRQGCLQATASGPATLARAGELRGEPVTYEELREALRTGRPWATAAIDGTCRALATAIMGVTELLHPSLAVIGGGFAAGVDDLVDRTATHLTSLSRPGRPAPPLAPARLGGLSSLQGAVLLARAVTDGAVPLL encoded by the coding sequence ATGACAGCCTCACCGCCGTTGTGGCATCTGGGCATCGACATAGGGGGCACAAAGGTCGCCCTGCGCGCCGAGTCAGCGGACGGCCGTACCGAGGAGCACACGTTCTCCTGGCCGCACCACCAAGATGGACCGGACAGCGACCTTGCCCTGCTGTCGGACGGCATCACCACCCTGGCGGCCCGCACAGGCGAGGGTTTCCAGGCCGCCGGGGTCGCCGTCCCCGCCACGGTCGGCCCGGACGAGCAGGTCATCTCCTGGCCCAGCCGACCGACATGGACCGGCCTCGCCCTCGGCCCCGCGCTACGCGCCCTCGTGCCCAAAACGGCCGTCGCATGGGCGGATGACGGTGACGTGGCCGCCCTCGCCGAGGCCGCGGCGGCCGACTGCGCCGATCTGCTCTACGTCGGCGTCGGTACCGGCATCGGCGGCGGCCTGGTCCTGGGCGGCTGCCTGTGCCCCGGCCCGGGCCGCGGCTCCTTCGAACTGGGCCATCTGGTCGTCGAGTTGGGCGGCCCCGTGTGTGTCTGCGGCCGCCAGGGCTGCCTCCAGGCGACAGCTTCGGGGCCGGCCACTCTGGCCCGGGCCGGCGAGCTCCGCGGCGAGCCGGTCACCTACGAAGAGCTGCGCGAAGCACTCCGTACCGGCCGCCCGTGGGCCACAGCCGCGATCGACGGCACCTGCCGGGCCCTGGCCACTGCCATCATGGGGGTCACCGAACTGCTCCACCCCAGCCTCGCTGTGATCGGAGGCGGATTCGCGGCAGGCGTCGACGACCTGGTCGACCGCACAGCAACCCACCTGACATCCCTCTCGCGTCCAGGCCGCCCTGCCCCACCACTCGCTCCGGCGCGCCTGGGTGGCCTTTCCTCCCTCCAGGGTGCGGTCCTCCTTGCCCGAGCCGTCACCGACGGAGCGGTACCGCTGCTGTAA
- a CDS encoding MarR family winged helix-turn-helix transcriptional regulator translates to MEDTRKAYSSTAKLRWLTDEQQRIWRSYVHATTLLEDRMDRQLHRTANMPHSYYRLLVNLAESPHQRLQMTELAMHAKITRPRLSHAVARLEKDGLVRREEAPSGQRGKFTVLTEEGLEALRRAAPGYATVVQHALFGRLTPQQQEFLGAIMEIVTDGLQTDNAGADLPWLR, encoded by the coding sequence GTGGAGGATACGAGGAAGGCGTACTCATCCACCGCGAAGCTCCGATGGCTCACGGATGAGCAGCAGCGCATCTGGCGCTCCTATGTCCACGCGACCACGCTCCTTGAGGACCGCATGGACCGCCAACTGCATCGCACTGCGAATATGCCTCACAGCTACTACAGGCTCCTGGTGAACCTCGCGGAGTCCCCTCACCAGCGGCTGCAGATGACGGAGCTGGCGATGCACGCGAAGATCACCCGACCCCGGCTCTCGCACGCCGTCGCACGTTTGGAGAAGGACGGCTTGGTACGGCGGGAGGAAGCACCCTCCGGCCAACGCGGCAAATTCACGGTGCTCACAGAGGAGGGCCTGGAGGCCCTCAGACGGGCCGCTCCGGGCTATGCGACAGTCGTCCAGCATGCCCTGTTCGGCCGACTCACCCCCCAGCAGCAGGAGTTCCTCGGCGCGATCATGGAGATCGTCACCGATGGACTCCAGACGGACAATGCGGGTGCGGACCTGCCCTGGCTGCGCTAG
- a CDS encoding HAD-IA family hydrolase, with amino-acid sequence MTTRSAHHAATTTEQHSPVSRQAVIFDLDGVVVDSFAVMGEAFSLAYAEVVGPGEAPFEEYQRHQGRYFPDIMRIMGLPLEMEEPFVRESYRLAHQVQVYDGVVDVLRTLNERGLRLAIATGKAGERARSLLDVLGLLPYFTHVIGSDEVPRPKPAPDIVSRALELLDVPADRAIMIGDAPTDLASAQGADVTAVAALWGCHDEIGLLAADPDIVLRRPADLLVLCPAVPGH; translated from the coding sequence ATGACCACGAGGTCAGCACACCACGCGGCAACGACCACCGAACAGCACTCCCCGGTCTCCAGACAAGCGGTCATCTTCGACCTCGACGGAGTCGTCGTCGACAGCTTCGCGGTGATGGGCGAGGCATTCTCCCTCGCCTACGCCGAGGTCGTCGGCCCGGGCGAGGCGCCCTTCGAGGAGTACCAGCGCCATCAGGGCCGCTACTTTCCCGACATCATGCGGATCATGGGCCTTCCGCTGGAGATGGAGGAGCCCTTCGTCCGTGAGAGCTACCGGCTCGCCCACCAGGTGCAGGTGTACGACGGTGTGGTCGATGTGCTGAGAACGCTGAACGAGCGCGGCCTCCGGCTGGCCATCGCCACCGGCAAGGCAGGCGAGCGCGCCCGGTCCCTGCTCGACGTCCTCGGCCTGCTTCCGTACTTCACCCACGTCATCGGCTCCGACGAGGTGCCGCGGCCCAAGCCCGCCCCTGACATCGTCAGTCGCGCGCTTGAACTCCTCGACGTTCCCGCGGACCGGGCCATCATGATCGGCGACGCTCCCACCGACCTGGCCAGCGCCCAGGGCGCCGACGTCACCGCCGTAGCCGCGCTGTGGGGCTGCCACGACGAGATCGGACTGCTCGCCGCCGACCCTGACATCGTCTTGCGACGGCCCGCCGACCTGCTCGTTCTCTGCCCGGCCGTCCCCGGTCACTGA
- a CDS encoding type II toxin-antitoxin system PemK/MazF family toxin, producing MQRGEVWWVDFDERRLFVLLAVDDASGIRAMQVVAPAGVDMSGLGVEVRVGAMEGLPFEGVLRFAFRRPGFTPCTWLTTVSRDDLIERAAVLSSAKLSEIDDALRLAEQPQEQTPAMTAKLSEMRDALRRGELG from the coding sequence GTGCAACGTGGCGAGGTCTGGTGGGTGGACTTCGACGAGCGGCGACTGTTCGTACTGCTGGCGGTAGACGACGCGTCCGGGATCCGGGCGATGCAGGTCGTCGCTCCGGCGGGCGTCGACATGAGCGGTCTGGGCGTCGAAGTGCGAGTTGGCGCCATGGAAGGGCTGCCCTTTGAGGGCGTGCTGCGGTTCGCGTTCAGGCGTCCAGGCTTTACCCCTTGCACATGGCTGACCACTGTGTCACGGGACGACCTGATCGAGCGGGCAGCCGTCCTGTCCTCGGCGAAGCTCAGCGAGATTGACGATGCCCTCCGACTCGCTGAACAACCGCAGGAGCAGACCCCGGCAATGACCGCGAAGCTCAGCGAGATGAGGGACGCCCTCCGTCGCGGTGAACTCGGATAG
- a CDS encoding thioesterase II family protein, which translates to MQQATAQFEKWVSVSHPAPQSNVRLACLPYAGGSASFFFPVSKALHPSVEVLALQYPGRQTRLHEPRIDNIPEFADQIFAVLRHLDDKPLALFGHSMGAVLAYEVALRMQDAGLPAPVRLFASGRRAPSRYRDERVHAASDAEFVAELRELSGTNEMLLGDPEVLAMILPAIRSDYTAIERYRHEPGRRLDCPVTVLTGDSDPRVSLDEAEAWAEHTTGASETKVFRGGHFFLVDRGAEVIDLVARRLRPF; encoded by the coding sequence ATGCAACAAGCAACGGCGCAGTTCGAGAAATGGGTGAGTGTCTCGCACCCCGCGCCGCAGAGCAATGTGCGGCTTGCGTGCCTTCCGTACGCGGGCGGCTCCGCAAGTTTCTTCTTCCCGGTGTCCAAGGCGCTGCACCCGTCGGTGGAGGTGCTGGCCCTCCAGTACCCAGGTCGGCAGACCCGGCTCCACGAACCGAGGATCGACAACATCCCCGAGTTCGCGGACCAGATCTTCGCCGTGCTGCGGCACCTGGACGACAAGCCACTGGCCCTGTTCGGCCACAGCATGGGCGCCGTCCTCGCGTACGAGGTGGCGCTGCGCATGCAGGACGCCGGGCTGCCCGCGCCGGTACGGCTGTTCGCGTCCGGTCGGCGGGCGCCGTCCCGCTATCGCGACGAGCGGGTGCATGCGGCGAGCGACGCCGAATTCGTGGCCGAGCTCAGGGAACTCAGCGGAACCAACGAGATGCTGCTCGGCGACCCGGAGGTGCTGGCGATGATCCTGCCGGCCATCCGCAGCGACTACACCGCCATTGAACGGTACCGGCACGAGCCCGGCCGACGCCTCGACTGCCCGGTGACCGTGCTCACCGGAGACAGCGACCCCCGGGTCTCCCTTGACGAGGCCGAGGCATGGGCCGAGCACACCACCGGGGCGAGTGAAACGAAGGTCTTCCGGGGCGGCCACTTCTTCCTCGTAGACCGTGGAGCCGAGGTCATCGACCTGGTGGCCCGGCGGCTGCGGCCGTTCTGA
- a CDS encoding Gfo/Idh/MocA family protein translates to MKVRAAVVGLGWAGRELWLRLLGEHKDFEVVAAVDPDPASRAAAVAMGLPAHTTMDALSPRTVDIAVVAVPNHLHAEVAAALLRRGISVFLEKPVCLTTGEADALAAAEQNGGMLLAGSAAAHRGDVQALAGLLPQVGRIRHVTLGWVRARGVPQPGGWFTQRSKSGGGVLVDLGWHLLDVLTYLLGPAPVTQVIGSVSDDFVNSSAWSAAWREEQPTDVPAGNVEDTARGFLLREDGVSVSLQAGWASHEALDASVITIEGSNGTARLHCTFGFSPNRAPERVLTLTREGTTEQIPLPDEPIGTEYGRQLDGLAGLLADPGRRGVAVAQARNTVQLVEAFYASARAARPADHAPRFTAHKEVRTV, encoded by the coding sequence ATGAAGGTCCGCGCTGCCGTCGTGGGGCTCGGCTGGGCAGGCCGCGAGCTGTGGCTCAGACTGCTGGGCGAGCACAAGGACTTCGAGGTGGTCGCCGCCGTCGACCCCGACCCGGCCTCCCGGGCAGCCGCCGTGGCGATGGGCCTGCCCGCCCACACCACCATGGACGCCCTCTCCCCTCGCACGGTCGACATCGCCGTCGTCGCGGTACCCAACCATCTGCACGCCGAGGTGGCGGCCGCCCTGCTCCGCCGCGGGATCTCCGTCTTCCTGGAGAAGCCGGTCTGCCTGACCACCGGCGAGGCCGACGCCCTCGCCGCGGCCGAACAGAACGGCGGGATGCTGCTCGCCGGCAGCGCCGCCGCCCACCGCGGCGACGTCCAAGCACTTGCCGGGCTGCTGCCCCAGGTCGGCCGGATCCGCCATGTCACCCTGGGCTGGGTCAGGGCACGCGGCGTGCCACAGCCCGGCGGCTGGTTCACCCAGCGCAGCAAGTCCGGTGGCGGTGTCCTCGTCGACCTCGGCTGGCACCTGCTCGACGTCCTCACCTACCTCCTCGGCCCCGCCCCCGTCACCCAAGTGATCGGCTCGGTCTCCGACGACTTCGTCAACAGCAGTGCCTGGTCCGCTGCCTGGCGCGAGGAACAGCCGACCGATGTCCCGGCCGGCAACGTCGAGGACACTGCCCGGGGCTTCCTGCTCCGCGAGGACGGCGTCTCGGTCTCGCTGCAAGCCGGCTGGGCTTCGCACGAGGCGCTGGACGCCTCCGTCATCACCATCGAGGGCAGCAACGGAACGGCACGGCTGCACTGCACCTTCGGCTTCAGCCCCAACCGGGCCCCCGAACGGGTGCTCACCCTCACCCGGGAAGGCACCACAGAGCAGATCCCGCTGCCCGACGAGCCGATCGGCACCGAGTACGGACGCCAGCTCGACGGCCTCGCCGGGCTCCTGGCCGACCCTGGCCGACGCGGCGTGGCCGTCGCCCAGGCCCGCAACACCGTCCAGCTGGTCGAAGCCTTCTACGCGTCGGCCCGCGCCGCTCGACCTGCGGACCACGCGCCCCGATTCACCGCCCACAAGGAGGTGAGGACCGTATGA
- a CDS encoding 3-hydroxybutyryl-CoA dehydrogenase → MKPTVERLGVIGGGTMGAGIAEVSLRAGVEVTVLVSAPHRIEDAVGRLAAAFARAVAKGRMTVPEQTAAMARLRVTANVEDLADRQFVVEAVAERLDVKQRVFKAVDRVLADPAAVLASTTSSLLVGDLAEATGRAGSVVGMHFFNPVPLMPLVEVVVTDRTSQQCAASAESFAKDTLGKEVIRTADRSGFVVNALLVPYLMAAVTMYDQGIADADDIDRGMVLGCGHPMGPLALLDLIGIDTITDVARSMAEHSDGLVPEPPPLLARMVQEGRLGRKTGHGFHRYDEPSGS, encoded by the coding sequence ATGAAGCCGACGGTGGAACGACTGGGTGTGATCGGTGGCGGGACGATGGGCGCCGGCATTGCCGAGGTGAGCCTGCGCGCCGGGGTCGAGGTGACGGTCCTGGTCTCCGCCCCGCACCGGATCGAGGACGCGGTCGGACGGCTGGCGGCCGCGTTCGCCCGCGCGGTGGCCAAGGGCCGGATGACGGTGCCGGAACAGACGGCGGCCATGGCCCGGTTGCGGGTCACCGCCAACGTCGAGGATCTCGCGGACCGGCAGTTCGTCGTGGAGGCCGTGGCCGAGAGACTCGATGTGAAGCAACGGGTGTTCAAGGCGGTGGACAGGGTGCTGGCCGACCCTGCGGCCGTTCTGGCCTCGACGACCTCCAGCCTGCTGGTCGGCGATCTGGCGGAGGCCACCGGTAGAGCCGGGTCCGTGGTGGGAATGCACTTCTTCAATCCCGTACCGCTGATGCCCCTGGTCGAGGTGGTGGTGACGGACCGCACCTCGCAGCAGTGCGCCGCGTCGGCCGAATCCTTCGCCAAGGACACCCTCGGCAAGGAGGTGATCCGCACCGCGGACCGAAGCGGGTTCGTGGTCAACGCCCTGCTCGTGCCGTATCTGATGGCGGCGGTCACGATGTACGACCAGGGCATCGCCGACGCCGACGACATCGACCGGGGAATGGTGCTGGGCTGCGGACATCCCATGGGTCCGCTCGCGCTGCTCGATCTGATCGGGATCGACACGATCACCGACGTGGCCCGCTCGATGGCGGAGCACTCCGACGGCCTGGTCCCCGAACCGCCCCCTTTGCTCGCCCGGATGGTCCAGGAGGGCAGACTGGGCCGCAAGACGGGCCACGGCTTCCACCGGTACGACGAGCCCTCCGGATCCTGA
- a CDS encoding type II 3-dehydroquinate dehydratase — MSTMLLLNGPNLGILGRREPEVYGTDTLADIEQAVADEVSGQGWKVLSIQRESEGDLVSAVHEHGPDSVGAVVNPGALMIAGWSLRDALASYEHPWIEVHLSNVWAREQFRHESVIAPLASGVVVGLGAFGYRLAARALLHVTGMVR; from the coding sequence ATGAGCACGATGCTCCTACTGAACGGTCCCAACCTCGGCATCCTGGGCCGTCGCGAGCCCGAGGTCTACGGCACCGACACCCTGGCCGACATCGAGCAGGCGGTCGCCGACGAGGTGAGCGGGCAGGGCTGGAAGGTCCTGTCGATCCAGCGGGAGTCGGAGGGCGATCTGGTGAGCGCTGTCCACGAGCACGGGCCCGACAGCGTCGGCGCCGTGGTCAACCCTGGCGCCCTGATGATCGCCGGCTGGAGCCTGCGGGACGCGCTCGCGAGCTACGAGCACCCGTGGATCGAGGTGCACCTGAGCAACGTGTGGGCGCGAGAGCAGTTCCGGCACGAATCGGTCATCGCCCCGTTGGCCTCCGGCGTCGTGGTAGGACTCGGCGCGTTCGGCTACCGCCTGGCGGCCCGAGCCCTGCTGCACGTGACCGGCATGGTCCGATGA
- a CDS encoding 3-oxoacyl-ACP synthase III family protein, with amino-acid sequence METAQGYVTSVLGTGSYLPERVVTNEEIEARVPGASAEWIADRTAIVERRYAAPDEAASDLAVHAARAALDQAGLDADGIDFIIVATTTGDAPIPSTASLVQLALGAHRAACFDVNIACTGFVTALSIARAYVALDPTTKVLVIGTDVWTRFIDFDNRATSVLFGDGAGAAVIGSVPHAPGDPERGLLKIELVSRADAHELISMPAGGSRRPASVETVADGGHLLSMQGRGVRDFVLDNVPGLIAGLLKRSGHEPADVQHFVPHQANGRLVAELAEASGLERAKTHLPLRHGGNIGSASVPVALDAANRSGVLRDGDLVLLVGFGAGMAAGAALLRWTVTEGGTR; translated from the coding sequence ATGGAAACGGCACAGGGGTACGTCACATCCGTGCTGGGGACCGGCTCCTACCTGCCCGAACGGGTGGTGACCAACGAGGAGATCGAGGCCCGGGTACCCGGTGCCTCCGCCGAGTGGATCGCCGACCGGACCGCCATCGTCGAACGGCGGTACGCGGCACCGGACGAGGCGGCGTCCGACCTCGCCGTCCACGCCGCGCGCGCCGCCTTGGACCAGGCCGGACTGGACGCGGACGGCATCGACTTCATCATCGTCGCCACGACGACCGGTGACGCCCCGATCCCCTCCACCGCGTCACTGGTGCAACTGGCGCTCGGCGCCCACCGGGCCGCCTGTTTCGACGTCAACATCGCCTGCACCGGGTTCGTCACCGCGCTGTCCATCGCCCGGGCGTACGTGGCGCTGGACCCGACGACGAAGGTCCTGGTCATCGGCACCGACGTGTGGACCCGGTTCATCGACTTCGACAACCGGGCGACCAGTGTTCTGTTCGGGGACGGAGCCGGGGCCGCGGTCATCGGCTCCGTCCCGCATGCGCCCGGCGATCCGGAACGCGGCCTGCTCAAGATCGAGTTGGTGAGCCGGGCCGACGCCCACGAGCTGATCAGCATGCCGGCCGGGGGCAGCCGCCGTCCCGCCTCCGTCGAGACGGTCGCGGACGGTGGCCACCTGCTGAGCATGCAAGGCCGGGGGGTGCGCGACTTCGTCCTGGACAACGTCCCCGGCCTCATCGCCGGGCTGCTCAAGCGCTCCGGCCACGAACCGGCCGACGTCCAGCACTTCGTGCCGCACCAGGCCAATGGCCGGCTGGTGGCGGAACTGGCCGAGGCCAGTGGTCTGGAGCGGGCGAAAACCCATCTGCCGTTGCGTCACGGCGGCAACATCGGTTCCGCGTCGGTGCCGGTCGCACTTGACGCGGCCAACCGTTCCGGCGTGCTACGGGACGGCGACCTGGTGCTCCTGGTGGGCTTCGGCGCGGGTATGGCGGCCGGTGCCGCTCTGCTGCGCTGGACCGTGACCGAGGGCGGGACTCGATGA
- the ccrA gene encoding crotonyl-CoA carboxylase/reductase, with product MMSLSDAVRAGAGPQELAAAEVPAQFLAAHLRIEDEKTFEGIEGDRDVRETLHVGTVPMPELAPDEVLIAVMASSINYNTVWSATFEPLSTFGFLQAYGRQGGWAKRHDQPFHVLGSDAAGVIVRAGSGVRRWRVGDHVLVNAACVEDQEASVQADGMLSENQLAWGFETNYGGLAHYAIARASQLIPKPAHLTWEEAASVPACGGTAYRMLVSDRGARMKQGDVVLIWGASGGLGAYAVQLVKNGGGIAVGVVGSEEKARAARALGCDLVINREEYDFGGDADDEPAVAVAQGKRLGRLIRDGVGEDPHIVFDHVGKSTFGLSVFLARRGGTVVTCGSSTGYEHRFDNRYLWMRLKRIIGSHVANLQEQVDTARLFDQGSLVPALTSLFPLEEAGEATRLVQLNQHIGKVGVLCLADRPGLGVTDPERRARIGEDRLTLMRAYAHDSVRAA from the coding sequence ATGATGTCACTCTCCGATGCAGTACGTGCCGGTGCCGGCCCGCAGGAACTGGCCGCCGCGGAAGTACCGGCGCAGTTCCTCGCCGCGCACCTGCGGATCGAGGACGAGAAGACCTTCGAGGGGATCGAAGGCGACCGCGACGTGCGCGAGACCCTCCACGTGGGCACGGTACCGATGCCGGAACTCGCGCCCGACGAGGTGCTGATAGCCGTCATGGCCAGCTCCATCAACTACAACACGGTCTGGTCCGCGACCTTCGAACCGTTGTCGACCTTCGGCTTCCTCCAGGCCTACGGGCGCCAGGGCGGCTGGGCGAAGCGGCATGACCAGCCCTTCCACGTCCTCGGCTCGGACGCCGCCGGAGTGATCGTCCGCGCCGGTTCCGGCGTGCGGCGCTGGCGGGTCGGTGACCACGTGCTGGTCAACGCGGCCTGTGTCGAGGACCAGGAGGCGTCCGTCCAGGCCGACGGGATGCTCAGCGAGAACCAGCTCGCCTGGGGCTTCGAGACCAACTACGGCGGCCTCGCCCACTACGCCATCGCCCGGGCCAGCCAGTTGATCCCCAAGCCGGCACACCTTACCTGGGAGGAGGCTGCCTCGGTCCCGGCCTGTGGCGGAACCGCGTACCGCATGCTGGTCAGCGACCGCGGCGCACGGATGAAGCAGGGGGACGTGGTCCTGATCTGGGGCGCGTCCGGCGGACTGGGAGCCTACGCCGTTCAGTTGGTGAAGAACGGCGGCGGCATCGCCGTCGGAGTCGTCGGCTCCGAGGAGAAGGCGCGCGCGGCGCGCGCCCTCGGCTGTGACCTGGTGATCAACCGTGAGGAGTACGACTTCGGCGGTGACGCCGACGACGAGCCGGCGGTCGCGGTGGCGCAGGGAAAGCGGCTGGGCCGGCTCATCCGTGACGGCGTGGGCGAGGATCCGCACATCGTCTTCGACCACGTGGGCAAATCCACCTTCGGGCTCTCGGTGTTCCTCGCGCGGCGCGGAGGCACCGTGGTGACCTGCGGTTCGAGCACCGGCTACGAGCACCGGTTCGACAACCGCTATCTGTGGATGCGGCTCAAGCGCATCATCGGCAGCCACGTGGCGAACCTCCAGGAACAGGTCGACACCGCACGACTGTTCGACCAAGGATCGCTGGTGCCCGCACTTACCTCGCTGTTCCCGCTGGAGGAGGCCGGCGAGGCGACCCGGCTGGTGCAGCTCAACCAGCACATCGGCAAGGTGGGCGTGCTCTGCCTGGCCGACCGTCCGGGCCTGGGTGTGACCGACCCCGAGCGGCGCGCCCGGATCGGCGAGGACCGACTGACCCTGATGCGCGCGTACGCGCACGACAGCGTGCGGGCGGCGTGA